TCCAGCGCCATCTTGCTGGAATGGCTGTGTAAAATCGGGGTCTTTTGCAATTCATTGATCCGGCTGTGTTCAACGGCAAAGCGGGTTCCCCAGTCCAGATACACCAAAGGGAGCTCTTTAATATCCGCCATACTGCTTTCCGCCAAATGGCAAACAAGCTGCAGCTGATAAGAGCGAACCTCATGCACGATCAGATTCTCGATCTTCGGTGGCTCACTGGTGATCACCACATCAATGCTTTTATTCAGAATCTGCTTTGACAGCCCTTGCCGGGACAAAGTCTCTAAACGCAGTGCCAGATCCGGGATCGCGCCATAAATACGGCTGACCCAGTCAGACATGCCATCGAACTCCCAGACAAGTGCTGTCGCGCCAAGGGTGATCTGGTTATTGCAGGAATCGGATAAAGCAACATCCTGCCTTGCCCGGCTCCAGGTCTGAAGAATGGCTTCTGCATAAGGCTGCAGCCGCTCACCCGCGGCAGTCAGGTGAACATTCCCCCGCTGACGAGAGAACAACGCATTACCCAGCTGGGATTCCAGCTGACGGATTCTGAAACTCACCGCGGATTGGGTCAGATACAGGTTGTCAGCAGCCCGGCCAAAGTGCCTTGTTTTTGTGACTTCAAGAAAAGTTTTCAGTAGTTCTGTGTCCACAAGATAACTCGTATATAAATAGGAATGGGACTCATGGCGATACTACACTGTGCGTCCCATTCTTATCATCAAAAAGTTTTATCGTCACGACGAAAAAGCTTTGATTTACAACTCAACAAACCTGAAAGAATATCAGCGCAAATCTCACATGGCAGGTGATCAGATGAGAAGTGTAGGCAAATTTTACGACGATAAAAATTTCCCACGCGGCTTTAACCGCTCGGGTGTCTTCACAGTGGGCGAAGCCACAATTCTGGAAAGTTACGGGCGTACCATGCGTGGTATTCAAGAAGGACTACTTCACCCTGAAACGCCAGAAGAAGAACAGTTTTTTGCTGAAATTACCGGACAGCAGGAAATTGCTTCAGACTTCGCAAAATGCTGGACGAAGTACCTGAAACAGACTTCAACCAAGATACGTAGCTATACCTTGTGTAATTCTCCTCGCAAAGCTTCTGCAAACAACTTTGAAGAAGACAGCGATGATGG
The Photobacterium sp. GJ3 DNA segment above includes these coding regions:
- the hdfR gene encoding HTH-type transcriptional regulator HdfR, with translation MDTELLKTFLEVTKTRHFGRAADNLYLTQSAVSFRIRQLESQLGNALFSRQRGNVHLTAAGERLQPYAEAILQTWSRARQDVALSDSCNNQITLGATALVWEFDGMSDWVSRIYGAIPDLALRLETLSRQGLSKQILNKSIDVVITSEPPKIENLIVHEVRSYQLQLVCHLAESSMADIKELPLVYLDWGTRFAVEHSRINELQKTPILHSHSSKMALEHLLQNGGVGYLPSPVIAHPVEAGEIHVVKNAPVMEQTLYLVWREDNEKIELLDKLLDVAFTEISERV
- the maoP gene encoding DUF413 domain-containing protein is translated as MRPILIIKKFYRHDEKALIYNSTNLKEYQRKSHMAGDQMRSVGKFYDDKNFPRGFNRSGVFTVGEATILESYGRTMRGIQEGLLHPETPEEEQFFAEITGQQEIASDFAKCWTKYLKQTSTKIRSYTLCNSPRKASANNFEEDSDDGGSDDDIDY